One genomic window of Silurus meridionalis isolate SWU-2019-XX chromosome 22, ASM1480568v1, whole genome shotgun sequence includes the following:
- the LOC124376361 gene encoding P2Y purinoceptor 11-like — protein sequence MNGSSSRCNGTIQTALLPPVYSVEMCVLLLGSILALWLLVTKERRNWHMGVVFACNLVISDIFYAFNLPLYIDYYLRGQIWRFGDVVCKIERFLFPCNLYASIYFIMCISVHRYLSIVHPFFTRKHILPKHAKIISVFVWIFVASISSPNFHYTGVNMDRCTFFANRLSNSILYIYWMFMTVIGCFVPFIVTFASYFGVISAVFKNAKITPMQKKKVALIVGLGCVLYAVSFVPYHILQIWKAKLMKEGKSICYILNAYQVSKTLTCLNMCFHPILYMAVFESIRVVCCRNVS from the coding sequence atgaatggaaGCAGCAGCAGGTGTAACGGTACAATTCAGACAGCCCTGTTACCTCCTGTCTacagtgtggagatgtgtgtatTACTGCTGGGGAGCATACTGGCACTGTGGCTTCTTGTGACTAAGGAGAGGAGGAACTGGCACATGGGGGTGGTGTTCGCCTGCAACCTGGTCATCAGTGACATATTTTACGCCTTCAATCTTCCACTTTATATAGACTACTATTTAAGAGGACAGATTTGGAGATTTGGTGATGTTGTCTGTAAAATAGAGCGCTTTCTATTTCCCTGTAACCTCTATGCCAGCATTTACTTCATCATGTGCATTAGTGTTCATCGATACCTGTCTATCGTTCATCCCTTCTTCACACGCAAACACATTCTCCCAAAACATGCCAAGATCATCAGCGTGTTCGTTTGGATCTTTGTGGCAAGCATTTCATCTCCTAACTTCCACTATACAGGTGTCAATATGGATAGATGTACATTTTTTGCAAATCGACTCAGTAATTCCATATTGTATATCTACTGGATGTTTATGACTGTTATAGGCTGCTTTGTcccatttattgttacatttgcATCCTACTTTGGTGTAATAAgtgctgtttttaaaaatgcaaaaatcacACCAATGCAGAAGAAAAAAGTGGCTCTGATTGTGGGTTTGGGCTGCGTGCTGTATGCTGTGTCCTTTGTTCCCTATCACATTCTACAGATATGGAAGGCTAAATTGATGAAAGAgggtaaatctatttgttacaTACTTAATGCTTACCAGGTTTCAAAGACATTAACCTGCCTGAACATGTGCTTCCATCCCATCCTGTATATGGCAGTGTTTGAGAGTATCAGGGTAGTCTGCTGTAGAAATGTATCATAA
- the LOC124376362 gene encoding P2Y purinoceptor 11-like, with translation MNNSSSICNGAFQTALLPPVYSVEMCVALLGSILALWILVTKERRTWHMGMVFSCNLVISDIFYALSLPLLIGYYSRKRIWKYGDVVCKIERFLFSCNLYASIYLIMCISVHRYLAIVHPFFTRKHILPKHAKIISVFVWIFVASISSPNLYYTGVNMYRCTLFANPFNNSILYIYRMFMAVIGCLVPFIVTFASYVGVISAVFKNKKITTLQKKKVALIVGLGCVLYAVSFVPYHILQIWKAKLTKEDTTNCYMLNAYQISKALACMNMCLHPILYMAVFDSIRAMCCRNVPESPVET, from the coding sequence ATGAATAACAGCAGCAGCATCTGTAACGGTGCATTTCAGACAGCCCTGTTACCTCCTGTCTacagtgtggagatgtgtgtggcACTGCTGGGGAGCATACTGGCACTGTGGATTCTTGTGACTAAGGAGAGGAGGACCTGGCACATGGGGATGGTGTTCTCCTGCAACCTGGTCATCAGTGACATCTTCTATGCCCTCAGTCTTCCACTTCTTATCGGCTACTATTCAAGAAAACGGATTTGGAAATATGGTGATGTTGTCTGCAAAATAGAGCGCTTTCTCTTTTCCTGTAACCTCTATGCCAGCATTTACTTAATCATGTGCATTAGTGTTCATCGATACCTGGCTATCGTTCATCCCTTCTTCACACGCAAACACATTCTACCAAAACATGCCAAGATCATCAGCGTGTTCGTTTGGATCTTTGTGGCAAGCATTTCATCTCCTAACCTCTACTATACAGGTGTCAATATGTATAGATGTACCTTATTTGCAAATCCATTTAATAACTCAATATTGTATATCTACAGGATGTTTATGGCTGTTATAGGCTGCTTGGTCCCATTTATTGTTACTTTTGCATCCTATGTTGGTGTAATAAgtgctgtttttaaaaataaaaaaattaccacACTGCAGAAGAAAAAAGTGGCTTTGATTGTGGGTTTGGGCTGCGTACTGTATGCTGTGTCCTTTGTCCCCTATCACATTCTGCAGATATGGAAGGCTAAATTGACAAAGGAAGATACAACTAATTGTTATATGCTTAATGCTTACCAAATTTCAAAGGCATTAGCCTGCATGAACATGTGCCTCCATCCTATTCTGTATATGGCAGTGTTTGACAGTATCAGGGCAATGTGCTGTAGGAATGTACCAGAATCCCCAGTGGAAACTTAA